In Pieris napi chromosome 2, ilPieNapi1.2, whole genome shotgun sequence, the following proteins share a genomic window:
- the LOC125059997 gene encoding dnaJ homolog subfamily C member 30, mitochondrial, which translates to MWEGGHLIYTRVLSFLDVVYCVDYASLRINIKLKIKCQLFLPSVPFIALKNSKPKHEEIFSIIKQGFNNVRYIDNLYLNISVMGYIQKLSQNKSRLVCGFFRMFGTSPKILTSHYDALGITPNATQRDIKSAYYKLSKMYHPDLSTNEESAKKFRAITEAYEVLGNINLRKMYDKGLMVGRDSYSSMNYKPDVEPTDPTLKFYKSRTTRHITPTIDGKTPIYDFDAWSKEHYGEILKKNQRAKHIIRTKKENADLYSQARHQESIVYFISAVGFLFIVLVAYGTTDYDENKIENTKIKVESESA; encoded by the exons ATGTGGGAAGGGGGACACCTAATTTACACTCGTGTGCTTTCTTTCTTGGATGTCGTATATTGTGTAGATTATGCTAGTCTTAGGATAAACATCAAACTCAAAATCAAATGTCAACTTTTTTTGCCATCCGTGCCATTTATTGCCCTAAAAAATTCCAAACCAAAACATGAAGAGATCTTTTCTATAATTAAACaaggttttaataatgtaagatACATAGATAACTTGTATTTAAACATATCAGTGATGGGCTACATTCAAAAGCTTAGTCAAAATAAATCAAGGTTAGTCTGCGGCTTTTTCCGAATGTTTGGAACATCGCCGAAGATCTTAACAAGCCACTATGATGCATTGGGGATCACACCAAACGCTACCCAGCGAGATATTAAATCTGCTTACTATAAATTGTCGAAAATGTACCATCCTGACCTGTCTACC aacgaaGAATCGGCTAAAAAGTTTCGAGCCATCACTGAGGCCTATGAAGTTCTAGGAAATATAAATCTTAGGAAAATGTATGATAAAG gaTTAATGGTTGGAAGGGATAGTTATTCTAGCATGAACTATAAACCTGATGTTGAGCCAACAGATCCTACTTTAAAGTTCTACAAGTCTAGGACAACACGCCATATAACACCAACAATTGATGGCAAGACACCTATATATGACTTTGATGCATG GTCTAAAGAACATTATGgagaaatattaaagaaaaatcagcgtgcaaaacatattattaggacaaaaaaagaaaatgctGATTTGTATTCACAAGCACGTCATCAGGAATCAATTGTTTACTTTATATCAGCTGTtggttttctatttattgttTTGGTAGCTTATGGCACGACAGATTATgatgaaaacaaaatagaaaatactaaaattaaagttGAATCGGAAAGTGCTTAA